In Ailuropoda melanoleuca isolate Jingjing chromosome 4, ASM200744v2, whole genome shotgun sequence, the following proteins share a genomic window:
- the SEMA4F gene encoding semaphorin-4F isoform X2 yields MLASATPPLPGSQPPPASPFPLLLLAVLSGPVSGRVPRSVPRTSLPISEADSYLTRFTVPQTYNYSVLLVDPASHTLYVGARDTIFALSLPFSRERPRRIDWTVPEAHRQNCRKKGKKEDVSSFQQVERLENGRGKCPFEPAQRSAAVMAGGVLYAATVKNYLGTEPIISRAVGRAEDWIRTETLPSWLNAPAFAAAVALSPAEWGDEDGDDEIYFFFTETSRAFDSYERIKVPRVARVCAGDLGGRKTLQHRWTTFLKADLLCPGPEHGRASSVLQDVAILRPEHGSETPIFYGIFSSQWEGAAISAVCAFRPQDIRTVLNGPFRDLKHDCNRGLPVMDNDVPQPRPGECITNNMKLQQFGSSLSLPDRVLTFIRDHPLMDRPVFPTDDHPLLVTTDTAYLRVVAHRVTSLSGKEYDVLYLGTDDGHLHRAVRIGAQLSVLEDLALFPEPQPVESMKLYQNWLLVGSRTEVTQVNTTNCGRLQSCSECILAQDPMCAWSFRLVMCVAHAGEHGGLVQDIESADVSSLCPKEPGERPVVFEVPVATAAHVVLPCSPSSAWASCVWHQPGGVTALTPRRDGLEVVVTPGAMGAYACECQEGGAARVVAAYSLVWGSQRGPPSQAHTVGAGLAGFLLGVLAASLTLLLIGRRQQRRRQRELLARDKVGLDLGAPPSGTTSYSQDPPSPSPEDERLPLALAKRGSGFGGFPPPFLLDPCPSPAHIRLTGAPLATCDETSI; encoded by the exons AGGCTGACTCCTATCTCACCCGGTTCACCGTCCCTCAGACATACAATTACTCTGTCCTCCTCGTGGATCCTGCTTCCCATACGCTTTATGTTGGCGCCCGGGACACCATCTTCGCTTTATCCCTCCCCTTCTCACGGGAGAGACCCCGAAGG ATTGACTGGACGGTGCCTGAGGCCCACAGACAGAACTGTAGGAAGAAGGGCAAGAAGGAG GATGTGTCCAGTTTCCAGCAGGTTGAAAGACTTGAGAATGGCCGGGGGAAATGTCCTTTTGAGCCAGCTCAGCGGTCAGCAGCTGTAATGGCTG GGGGGGTCCTCTATGCTGCTACTGTGAAAAACTACCTGGGGACGGAGCCGATTATCTCCCGGGCTGTGGGTCGCGCCGAGGACTGGATTCGGACAGAGACCTTGCCATCCTGGCTTAACG ccccagcttttGCTGCAGCCGTGGCCTTGAGCCCAGCCGAGTGGGGGGATGAAGATGGAGATGATGAGATCTACTTCTTCTTTACGGAGACTTCCCGAGCATTTGACTCATACGAGCGCATTAAGGTCCCACGGGTGGCCCGTGTTTGTGCG GGGGACCTTGGGGGCCGGAAGACTCTCCAGCACCGATGGACGACATTTCTGAAGGCTGACCTGCTATGTCCAGGGCCTGAGCATGGCCGGGCCTCCAGTGTTCTGCAGGATGTGGCCATTCTCCGACCTGAGCATGGATCGGAGACCCCCATCTTTTACGGCATTTTTTCCTCCCAGTG GGAGGGGGCGGCCATCTCTGCTGTCTGTGCCTTCCGACCACAAGACATACGGACAGTGCTGAATGGTCCCTTCAGAGACCTGAAACATGACTGCAACAGGGGACTGCCTGTCATGGACAATGATGTACCTCAGCCCAGACCTGGAGAG TGCATCACCAACAACATGAAGCTCCAGCAGTTTGGCTCATCGCTCTCGCTGCCTGATCGTGTGCTCACCTTCATCCGGGACCACCCCCTCATGGACAGGCCAGTGTTTCCAACAGATGACCATCCCCTGCTTGTCACTACGGATACAGCCTATCTCAGAGTTGTGGCCCACAGGGTGACCAGCCTCTCAGGGAAAGAGTACGATGTGCTCTACCTGGGGACAG ACGACGGACACCTCCACCGAGCAGTGCGGATTGGAGCCCAGCTCAGTGTCCTGGAGGATCTGGCCTTATTCCCAGAGCCACAGCCAGTTGAGAGTATGAAATTGTATCAA AACTGGCTCCTGGTGGGCTCCCGTACTGAGGTGACACAAGTGAACACAACCAACTGTGGCCGTCTCCAGAGCTGCTCAGAGTGCATTCTGGCCCAAGACCCCATGTGTGCCTGGAGCTTCCGGCTGGTTATGTGTGTGGCCCATGCTGGGGAGCATGGCGG GCTGGTCCAAGACATAGAGTCAGCAGATGTCTCTTCTTTGTGTCCCAAAGAGCCTGGAG AACGCCCAGTAGTGTTTGAAGTTCCCGTGGCTACAGCAGCACATGTGGTCTTGCCATGTTCCCCAAGTTCAGCATGGGCGTCCTGTGTGTGGCACCAGCCCGGTGGAGTGACTGCACTTACCCCCCGGCGGGACGGGCTAGAGGTGGTGGTAACCCCAGGCGCCATGGGTGCTTATGCCTGCGAGTGTCAGGAGGGGGGGGCTGCCCGGGTGGTAGCTGCTTACAGCTTGGTGTGGGGCAGCCAGCGGGGTCCCCCAAGTCAGGCCCACACAGTAGGGGCTGGACTGGCCGGCTTTCTCCTGGGGGTTCTTGCAGCATCCCTGACTCTCCTCCTGATTGGTCGGCGTCAACAGCGACGGCGACAGAGGGAACTTCTGGCTAGAGACAAGGTGGGCTTGGACCTAGGGGCCCCACCGTCTGGGACCACGAGCTACAGCCAggaccctccctctccttctcctgaaGATGAGCGGCTGCCCCTGGCCCTGGCCAAGAGGGGCAGTGGCTTTGGTGgcttccctccacccttcctgCTCGATCCTTGCCCGAGCCCAGCCCACATTCGGCTTACTGGGGCTCCTCTAGCCACATGTGATGAAACGTCCATCTAG
- the SEMA4F gene encoding semaphorin-4F isoform X1 — MLASATPPLPGSQPPPASPFPLLLLAVLSGPVSGRVPRSVPRTSLPISEADSYLTRFTVPQTYNYSVLLVDPASHTLYVGARDTIFALSLPFSRERPRRIDWTVPEAHRQNCRKKGKKEDECHNFVQILAIANASHLLTCGTFAFDPKCGVIDVSSFQQVERLENGRGKCPFEPAQRSAAVMAGGVLYAATVKNYLGTEPIISRAVGRAEDWIRTETLPSWLNAPAFAAAVALSPAEWGDEDGDDEIYFFFTETSRAFDSYERIKVPRVARVCAGDLGGRKTLQHRWTTFLKADLLCPGPEHGRASSVLQDVAILRPEHGSETPIFYGIFSSQWEGAAISAVCAFRPQDIRTVLNGPFRDLKHDCNRGLPVMDNDVPQPRPGECITNNMKLQQFGSSLSLPDRVLTFIRDHPLMDRPVFPTDDHPLLVTTDTAYLRVVAHRVTSLSGKEYDVLYLGTDDGHLHRAVRIGAQLSVLEDLALFPEPQPVESMKLYQNWLLVGSRTEVTQVNTTNCGRLQSCSECILAQDPMCAWSFRLVMCVAHAGEHGGLVQDIESADVSSLCPKEPGERPVVFEVPVATAAHVVLPCSPSSAWASCVWHQPGGVTALTPRRDGLEVVVTPGAMGAYACECQEGGAARVVAAYSLVWGSQRGPPSQAHTVGAGLAGFLLGVLAASLTLLLIGRRQQRRRQRELLARDKVGLDLGAPPSGTTSYSQDPPSPSPEDERLPLALAKRGSGFGGFPPPFLLDPCPSPAHIRLTGAPLATCDETSI, encoded by the exons AGGCTGACTCCTATCTCACCCGGTTCACCGTCCCTCAGACATACAATTACTCTGTCCTCCTCGTGGATCCTGCTTCCCATACGCTTTATGTTGGCGCCCGGGACACCATCTTCGCTTTATCCCTCCCCTTCTCACGGGAGAGACCCCGAAGG ATTGACTGGACGGTGCCTGAGGCCCACAGACAGAACTGTAGGAAGAAGGGCAAGAAGGAG GATGAATGTCACAATTTTGTCCAGATTCTCGCCATTGCCAATGCCTCTCACCTCCTCACTTGTGGCACCTTCGCTTTTGATCCGAAGTGCGGGGTTATT GATGTGTCCAGTTTCCAGCAGGTTGAAAGACTTGAGAATGGCCGGGGGAAATGTCCTTTTGAGCCAGCTCAGCGGTCAGCAGCTGTAATGGCTG GGGGGGTCCTCTATGCTGCTACTGTGAAAAACTACCTGGGGACGGAGCCGATTATCTCCCGGGCTGTGGGTCGCGCCGAGGACTGGATTCGGACAGAGACCTTGCCATCCTGGCTTAACG ccccagcttttGCTGCAGCCGTGGCCTTGAGCCCAGCCGAGTGGGGGGATGAAGATGGAGATGATGAGATCTACTTCTTCTTTACGGAGACTTCCCGAGCATTTGACTCATACGAGCGCATTAAGGTCCCACGGGTGGCCCGTGTTTGTGCG GGGGACCTTGGGGGCCGGAAGACTCTCCAGCACCGATGGACGACATTTCTGAAGGCTGACCTGCTATGTCCAGGGCCTGAGCATGGCCGGGCCTCCAGTGTTCTGCAGGATGTGGCCATTCTCCGACCTGAGCATGGATCGGAGACCCCCATCTTTTACGGCATTTTTTCCTCCCAGTG GGAGGGGGCGGCCATCTCTGCTGTCTGTGCCTTCCGACCACAAGACATACGGACAGTGCTGAATGGTCCCTTCAGAGACCTGAAACATGACTGCAACAGGGGACTGCCTGTCATGGACAATGATGTACCTCAGCCCAGACCTGGAGAG TGCATCACCAACAACATGAAGCTCCAGCAGTTTGGCTCATCGCTCTCGCTGCCTGATCGTGTGCTCACCTTCATCCGGGACCACCCCCTCATGGACAGGCCAGTGTTTCCAACAGATGACCATCCCCTGCTTGTCACTACGGATACAGCCTATCTCAGAGTTGTGGCCCACAGGGTGACCAGCCTCTCAGGGAAAGAGTACGATGTGCTCTACCTGGGGACAG ACGACGGACACCTCCACCGAGCAGTGCGGATTGGAGCCCAGCTCAGTGTCCTGGAGGATCTGGCCTTATTCCCAGAGCCACAGCCAGTTGAGAGTATGAAATTGTATCAA AACTGGCTCCTGGTGGGCTCCCGTACTGAGGTGACACAAGTGAACACAACCAACTGTGGCCGTCTCCAGAGCTGCTCAGAGTGCATTCTGGCCCAAGACCCCATGTGTGCCTGGAGCTTCCGGCTGGTTATGTGTGTGGCCCATGCTGGGGAGCATGGCGG GCTGGTCCAAGACATAGAGTCAGCAGATGTCTCTTCTTTGTGTCCCAAAGAGCCTGGAG AACGCCCAGTAGTGTTTGAAGTTCCCGTGGCTACAGCAGCACATGTGGTCTTGCCATGTTCCCCAAGTTCAGCATGGGCGTCCTGTGTGTGGCACCAGCCCGGTGGAGTGACTGCACTTACCCCCCGGCGGGACGGGCTAGAGGTGGTGGTAACCCCAGGCGCCATGGGTGCTTATGCCTGCGAGTGTCAGGAGGGGGGGGCTGCCCGGGTGGTAGCTGCTTACAGCTTGGTGTGGGGCAGCCAGCGGGGTCCCCCAAGTCAGGCCCACACAGTAGGGGCTGGACTGGCCGGCTTTCTCCTGGGGGTTCTTGCAGCATCCCTGACTCTCCTCCTGATTGGTCGGCGTCAACAGCGACGGCGACAGAGGGAACTTCTGGCTAGAGACAAGGTGGGCTTGGACCTAGGGGCCCCACCGTCTGGGACCACGAGCTACAGCCAggaccctccctctccttctcctgaaGATGAGCGGCTGCCCCTGGCCCTGGCCAAGAGGGGCAGTGGCTTTGGTGgcttccctccacccttcctgCTCGATCCTTGCCCGAGCCCAGCCCACATTCGGCTTACTGGGGCTCCTCTAGCCACATGTGATGAAACGTCCATCTAG
- the SEMA4F gene encoding semaphorin-4F isoform X3: MLASATPPLPGSQPPPASPFPLLLLAVLSGPVSGRVPRSVPRTSLPISEADSYLTRFTVPQTYNYSVLLVDPASHTLYVGARDTIFALSLPFSRERPRRIDWTVPEAHRQNCRKKGKKEGDLGGRKTLQHRWTTFLKADLLCPGPEHGRASSVLQDVAILRPEHGSETPIFYGIFSSQWEGAAISAVCAFRPQDIRTVLNGPFRDLKHDCNRGLPVMDNDVPQPRPGECITNNMKLQQFGSSLSLPDRVLTFIRDHPLMDRPVFPTDDHPLLVTTDTAYLRVVAHRVTSLSGKEYDVLYLGTDDGHLHRAVRIGAQLSVLEDLALFPEPQPVESMKLYQNWLLVGSRTEVTQVNTTNCGRLQSCSECILAQDPMCAWSFRLVMCVAHAGEHGGLVQDIESADVSSLCPKEPGERPVVFEVPVATAAHVVLPCSPSSAWASCVWHQPGGVTALTPRRDGLEVVVTPGAMGAYACECQEGGAARVVAAYSLVWGSQRGPPSQAHTVGAGLAGFLLGVLAASLTLLLIGRRQQRRRQRELLARDKVGLDLGAPPSGTTSYSQDPPSPSPEDERLPLALAKRGSGFGGFPPPFLLDPCPSPAHIRLTGAPLATCDETSI, from the exons AGGCTGACTCCTATCTCACCCGGTTCACCGTCCCTCAGACATACAATTACTCTGTCCTCCTCGTGGATCCTGCTTCCCATACGCTTTATGTTGGCGCCCGGGACACCATCTTCGCTTTATCCCTCCCCTTCTCACGGGAGAGACCCCGAAGG ATTGACTGGACGGTGCCTGAGGCCCACAGACAGAACTGTAGGAAGAAGGGCAAGAAGGAG GGGGACCTTGGGGGCCGGAAGACTCTCCAGCACCGATGGACGACATTTCTGAAGGCTGACCTGCTATGTCCAGGGCCTGAGCATGGCCGGGCCTCCAGTGTTCTGCAGGATGTGGCCATTCTCCGACCTGAGCATGGATCGGAGACCCCCATCTTTTACGGCATTTTTTCCTCCCAGTG GGAGGGGGCGGCCATCTCTGCTGTCTGTGCCTTCCGACCACAAGACATACGGACAGTGCTGAATGGTCCCTTCAGAGACCTGAAACATGACTGCAACAGGGGACTGCCTGTCATGGACAATGATGTACCTCAGCCCAGACCTGGAGAG TGCATCACCAACAACATGAAGCTCCAGCAGTTTGGCTCATCGCTCTCGCTGCCTGATCGTGTGCTCACCTTCATCCGGGACCACCCCCTCATGGACAGGCCAGTGTTTCCAACAGATGACCATCCCCTGCTTGTCACTACGGATACAGCCTATCTCAGAGTTGTGGCCCACAGGGTGACCAGCCTCTCAGGGAAAGAGTACGATGTGCTCTACCTGGGGACAG ACGACGGACACCTCCACCGAGCAGTGCGGATTGGAGCCCAGCTCAGTGTCCTGGAGGATCTGGCCTTATTCCCAGAGCCACAGCCAGTTGAGAGTATGAAATTGTATCAA AACTGGCTCCTGGTGGGCTCCCGTACTGAGGTGACACAAGTGAACACAACCAACTGTGGCCGTCTCCAGAGCTGCTCAGAGTGCATTCTGGCCCAAGACCCCATGTGTGCCTGGAGCTTCCGGCTGGTTATGTGTGTGGCCCATGCTGGGGAGCATGGCGG GCTGGTCCAAGACATAGAGTCAGCAGATGTCTCTTCTTTGTGTCCCAAAGAGCCTGGAG AACGCCCAGTAGTGTTTGAAGTTCCCGTGGCTACAGCAGCACATGTGGTCTTGCCATGTTCCCCAAGTTCAGCATGGGCGTCCTGTGTGTGGCACCAGCCCGGTGGAGTGACTGCACTTACCCCCCGGCGGGACGGGCTAGAGGTGGTGGTAACCCCAGGCGCCATGGGTGCTTATGCCTGCGAGTGTCAGGAGGGGGGGGCTGCCCGGGTGGTAGCTGCTTACAGCTTGGTGTGGGGCAGCCAGCGGGGTCCCCCAAGTCAGGCCCACACAGTAGGGGCTGGACTGGCCGGCTTTCTCCTGGGGGTTCTTGCAGCATCCCTGACTCTCCTCCTGATTGGTCGGCGTCAACAGCGACGGCGACAGAGGGAACTTCTGGCTAGAGACAAGGTGGGCTTGGACCTAGGGGCCCCACCGTCTGGGACCACGAGCTACAGCCAggaccctccctctccttctcctgaaGATGAGCGGCTGCCCCTGGCCCTGGCCAAGAGGGGCAGTGGCTTTGGTGgcttccctccacccttcctgCTCGATCCTTGCCCGAGCCCAGCCCACATTCGGCTTACTGGGGCTCCTCTAGCCACATGTGATGAAACGTCCATCTAG